One segment of Capnocytophaga sp. oral taxon 878 DNA contains the following:
- a CDS encoding DUF4298 domain-containing protein, with amino-acid sequence MNTRYENIHKMNDILLRLEAILTNAETLLEEWKAIQPEYEALEAYYDSPQWREDYFDSNDGKIPDEVPQWVLTQDAIFDAIGTQFDLADAFQPLLDSINARKWNE; translated from the coding sequence ATGAATACCCGATACGAAAACATCCACAAAATGAACGATATCCTCTTACGATTAGAGGCAATCCTTACCAATGCCGAAACCCTTTTAGAAGAATGGAAAGCCATACAACCCGAGTATGAGGCTCTGGAAGCATATTACGACAGCCCTCAATGGCGTGAAGACTATTTCGATAGCAATGACGGCAAAATTCCAGACGAGGTACCGCAATGGGTACTCACCCAAGATGCCATTTTTGATGCCATAGGCACTCAGTTCGACCTTGCCGATGCTTTCCAACCGTTACTGGATAGCATCAATGCTAGAAAGTGGAATGAGTAA
- a CDS encoding ABC transporter permease, translating into MKTLSFILQKEFKQIFRDKTILAMMLVAPMMQLIILPLVANFDVKNINLVYIDHDQSPYSHELIQKITASGYFKLVDAPFSYNEGIALIEDGKADVVLEVPEGFERNLVREGKQPLGVSIDAINGSKSSLGGAYLLSVIRDFNTQLDINVKAPQRIGNVAKLNVESTHWYNPYMQYTRYIVPGILAILLTIIGGFLSALNVVKEKEIGTIEQINVTPIKKWQFILGKLIPFLVVGIILFTLGLTVMYIVYGIFPAGNLLTLYAFAIMYLIAILGFGLLVSTYANSQLQAMFIAYFFIMIFLLMSGFLTSVDSMPAWSKQVSNAIPITHFVNAMRLIVLKGSSFGQLHIEFLYLVGFAILLNSWAIWNYKKTS; encoded by the coding sequence ATGAAAACCTTATCATTTATACTCCAAAAAGAATTTAAGCAGATATTCCGAGATAAGACGATCTTGGCAATGATGCTTGTGGCACCTATGATGCAACTGATTATACTGCCTTTGGTTGCCAATTTCGACGTGAAGAATATCAACCTTGTGTATATCGACCACGACCAGAGTCCATATTCGCACGAGCTCATACAGAAGATTACTGCGTCAGGGTACTTTAAGCTCGTAGACGCTCCTTTCTCTTATAACGAAGGTATCGCCCTGATAGAAGACGGCAAAGCTGATGTAGTTTTGGAAGTCCCCGAAGGTTTTGAGCGCAACCTCGTACGCGAAGGAAAGCAACCTCTCGGTGTCTCTATCGATGCCATTAACGGGAGTAAGTCGTCGTTAGGAGGGGCGTATTTGCTTTCGGTGATACGCGACTTCAACACTCAGCTCGATATAAATGTAAAAGCACCCCAACGCATAGGCAATGTAGCCAAACTCAACGTGGAGAGTACCCATTGGTACAATCCCTATATGCAATACACGCGCTATATTGTTCCAGGCATTTTAGCTATATTACTCACCATTATCGGGGGCTTTCTTTCAGCTCTCAATGTAGTTAAAGAAAAGGAAATAGGCACTATCGAGCAGATTAATGTAACGCCTATTAAGAAGTGGCAGTTTATATTGGGCAAGCTCATACCCTTTTTGGTAGTAGGGATCATTCTTTTTACCTTGGGACTCACCGTGATGTATATAGTATACGGCATCTTCCCCGCAGGGAATCTACTCACCTTATACGCCTTTGCGATAATGTACCTCATCGCAATTCTCGGCTTCGGACTGCTCGTCTCCACTTATGCTAATTCGCAGTTGCAGGCTATGTTTATCGCCTATTTCTTTATAATGATCTTCCTACTGATGAGCGGTTTTCTCACCAGCGTAGATAGTATGCCTGCGTGGAGTAAGCAGGTGAGTAATGCCATTCCGATAACCCATTTTGTGAATGCGATGCGCCTTATTGTGCTGAAAGGCAGTAGTTTTGGACAATTACATATAGAGTTCTTGTATTTGGTAGGCTTTGCAATACTGCTGAACAGCTGGGCAATTTGGAACTATAAGAAAACGAGTTAG
- a CDS encoding ABC transporter permease, which produces MKQLIAFIRKEFYHVFRDRRTLLILFGIPIAQIILFGQALSSEVKNIGIAVLDEANNTYSQEITHRLQASPYFKLKDPLFHYNQVEDQFKRGTIKAALIFPPDFGKDLYTPSGTSLQLITDGSDPNTAKTVQNYFSAMVASYQQELNPAVQLPYQITVENRMLYNKEQNGSMNFVPGVIALVFMIVSTALTSVAVVREKELGTMEILLVSPFKPIMILIAKAVPYLILSLINFTVILLLSVYMLDVPIRGNLLLLYAESTLFIIICLSLGLLISTVTASQQTAMLIAMMGMMLPTAFFTGFMFPIENMPLIFQGISKVFPSSYYYAIVKKVMLKGLDFTYVWKETLILIAMAVIFLSLAMKKFKIRLQ; this is translated from the coding sequence ATGAAACAGCTCATCGCCTTTATACGCAAGGAATTCTATCACGTATTCCGCGACCGTCGTACACTACTCATACTCTTTGGTATCCCCATAGCGCAGATTATCCTTTTCGGTCAAGCCCTCAGCAGCGAGGTCAAGAATATTGGTATCGCTGTATTAGATGAGGCTAACAATACCTATAGCCAAGAAATTACACACCGCTTGCAGGCAAGTCCGTATTTTAAGCTAAAAGACCCTCTGTTCCATTACAATCAAGTAGAAGACCAATTCAAGCGTGGCACCATAAAAGCGGCGCTCATCTTCCCTCCCGATTTCGGCAAAGACCTCTACACCCCCAGTGGTACCTCGCTACAACTCATCACCGATGGCAGCGACCCCAATACGGCTAAAACGGTGCAAAACTACTTCTCGGCTATGGTAGCGAGCTACCAGCAAGAGCTGAACCCTGCTGTGCAACTACCTTACCAGATAACCGTTGAAAACCGAATGCTGTACAACAAGGAGCAGAATGGCTCTATGAACTTCGTTCCTGGGGTGATTGCACTCGTCTTTATGATAGTGAGCACTGCCCTCACCTCGGTAGCGGTGGTGCGCGAAAAAGAGTTAGGCACTATGGAAATCCTCTTGGTATCGCCTTTCAAACCTATAATGATACTCATTGCCAAAGCCGTGCCTTACCTTATTCTCTCGCTCATCAACTTCACCGTGATACTCCTGCTATCGGTCTATATGCTCGATGTCCCGATACGTGGCAATTTGCTGTTGCTGTACGCCGAAAGCACTTTGTTTATCATCATCTGTTTGTCGTTGGGGCTACTCATATCCACCGTTACTGCTTCACAGCAAACGGCTATGCTCATCGCTATGATGGGAATGATGCTCCCTACGGCTTTCTTTACCGGCTTTATGTTCCCCATAGAGAATATGCCTCTTATCTTTCAGGGAATATCCAAAGTCTTCCCCTCAAGTTACTACTACGCTATCGTGAAGAAAGTAATGCTCAAGGGATTAGATTTCACTTACGTATGGAAAGAAACGCTGATATTAATAGCAATGGCGGTAATTTTCTTAAGCCTTGCAATGAAGAAGTTTAAGATTAGATTACAATAA
- a CDS encoding ABC transporter ATP-binding protein produces MNAIHCHNLTKQFGDFKAVNNISLTVEKGEIFGFLGANGAGKTTAIRIFCGLSYPTSGEATVAGFDVYREQEQIKKHIGYMSQKFSLYDNLTVQENITFYGGVYGLSRKEIKTRSTDLITKLGLEAEANKLVGSLPLGWKQKLAFSVAIFHHPEIVFLDEPTGGVDPITRRQFWDMIYEASAQGITVFVTTHYMDEAEYCHRISIMVDGKVEAMDTPTNLKSQFNTHSMDEVFYQLARKAKRSAD; encoded by the coding sequence ATGAACGCAATCCACTGTCATAACCTTACCAAACAATTCGGTGATTTCAAAGCCGTGAACAACATTTCCCTTACCGTTGAAAAAGGCGAAATCTTCGGCTTCCTCGGTGCCAACGGCGCGGGGAAAACCACCGCTATACGCATCTTCTGCGGACTCTCCTACCCTACTTCGGGCGAGGCTACCGTAGCAGGCTTCGATGTCTATCGAGAGCAAGAGCAGATAAAAAAGCACATCGGCTATATGAGTCAGAAGTTTTCGTTGTATGACAACCTCACCGTGCAGGAAAACATCACCTTCTACGGAGGCGTTTATGGCTTGAGTCGCAAGGAAATCAAAACCCGCAGTACCGACCTTATCACCAAGCTTGGCTTGGAGGCAGAAGCCAACAAACTCGTAGGTTCGCTACCACTGGGCTGGAAGCAGAAACTTGCTTTCTCGGTAGCTATCTTCCACCATCCCGAAATTGTCTTCCTCGACGAGCCTACTGGTGGTGTAGACCCGATAACGCGCCGTCAGTTTTGGGATATGATATACGAAGCCTCCGCGCAGGGCATCACTGTATTCGTTACCACCCACTATATGGATGAAGCCGAGTATTGCCACCGCATCAGCATAATGGTAGACGGCAAAGTGGAAGCAATGGATACACCCACCAACCTTAAATCACAGTTTAACACCCATTCAATGGACGAGGTGTTCTACCAACTCGCCCGTAAAGCAAAACGTTCAGCAGACTAA
- a CDS encoding ABC transporter ATP-binding protein, translated as MTSINIHNLSKSYGDTYAVQHLSLEVKKGELFGLIGPDGAGKTTVFRMLTTLLLPDEGTASIEGWDIVKDYKEIRKHVGYMPGRFSLYQDLTVEENLSFFATVFGTTISENYDLIKDIYDQIKPFSNRRAGKLSGGMKQKLALCCALIHKPKVLLLDEPTTGVDVVSRKEFWEMLKKLKEQGISILVSTPYMDEASLCDRIALIQSGKVLSTSTPEQIIAQYPTALYAIKAPDLYALLKHLREHPNIDSYYPFGEYLHVTLKENTHIPIFEQQLKTTFPHLEWKAITPTIEDSFIRLMEEN; from the coding sequence ATGACAAGTATAAATATCCATAACCTCAGCAAGTCCTACGGCGATACCTACGCCGTGCAACACCTTTCCTTAGAAGTCAAAAAAGGTGAACTCTTTGGACTCATCGGTCCCGATGGGGCAGGCAAAACCACCGTCTTTCGGATGCTCACCACCCTCCTCTTGCCTGATGAGGGCACTGCAAGCATCGAGGGTTGGGATATCGTTAAGGATTATAAAGAAATCCGTAAGCACGTGGGCTATATGCCTGGGCGCTTCTCTCTGTACCAAGATCTTACTGTTGAGGAAAACCTCTCCTTCTTCGCTACCGTTTTTGGTACGACTATTTCTGAGAATTACGACCTTATCAAGGATATTTACGATCAGATAAAGCCGTTTAGCAACCGTCGCGCGGGCAAGCTCTCAGGCGGAATGAAGCAGAAATTAGCCCTATGTTGCGCCCTCATTCACAAGCCCAAAGTCCTTTTGTTAGACGAGCCCACCACGGGGGTAGATGTGGTTTCGCGCAAAGAGTTCTGGGAGATGCTGAAGAAACTAAAGGAGCAAGGCATCAGCATACTCGTTTCTACCCCTTATATGGACGAAGCCAGCTTGTGCGACCGCATAGCCTTAATACAATCAGGCAAGGTGCTTTCCACCAGCACCCCCGAGCAAATCATAGCCCAGTACCCCACTGCACTCTATGCTATCAAGGCTCCCGACCTGTACGCACTGCTGAAGCACCTGCGTGAGCACCCCAACATTGATAGCTATTACCCCTTTGGTGAGTACCTACACGTTACTCTCAAAGAAAACACCCACATTCCCATATTCGAGCAACAGCTGAAAACTACCTTCCCCCACCTCGAATGGAAAGCCATTACCCCCACCATCGAGGATAGTTTTATTCGCCTAATGGAAGAAAATTAA
- a CDS encoding multidrug efflux SMR transporter, which translates to MHYLYLTLAIVLEVLATALLGKSEGFTKWLFAVGSLLSYGVCFYFLSLALKNIPLGVAYAIWSGVGIVLTAIVSILVFKNKIDLPFVLGSLLIIAGVVVINLFSKANGH; encoded by the coding sequence ATGCATTACCTATACCTCACATTAGCGATTGTTTTAGAGGTCTTAGCCACCGCTCTTTTAGGTAAATCGGAAGGGTTTACCAAGTGGTTGTTTGCCGTAGGATCGCTGTTGTCTTATGGTGTTTGTTTTTATTTTTTATCCTTAGCCCTCAAGAATATTCCGCTGGGGGTAGCCTACGCTATCTGGTCGGGGGTGGGGATTGTACTGACAGCTATTGTGAGTATTCTTGTTTTTAAGAACAAAATAGACCTGCCTTTTGTATTGGGTTCCCTGCTTATCATCGCTGGGGTGGTTGTGATTAACCTCTTTTCAAAGGCAAATGGACACTGA
- a CDS encoding HlyD family secretion protein, whose protein sequence is MKKITLITALAALIACNNKPQFDASGNFTADEVIVSAQQTGQLIAYEVEEGKTLTEGQKVGQINVEVLKLQKEQVEATISSLKEKTLNPANQVALIRSQYEVQKVQLEQQERELTRVRRLVAGGAATQKQLDDLTALVDQLRKQLAVTQNQLKVSLTNINTQNRNVLSQEAPLQKNAQAVQEQINQGEIINPIAGTVLVNYALKGEMQTFGKPLYKIANTDILTLKAYITGDQLTQIKLGQQVTVRTDAGKGEYRTYQGEITHISNKAEFTPKTIQTKSERANLVYTIKVKVKNDGYLKIGMYGEVVFK, encoded by the coding sequence ATGAAAAAGATAACACTCATCACCGCCCTTGCAGCCCTTATCGCCTGCAACAACAAACCTCAGTTCGATGCTTCTGGCAACTTCACTGCCGATGAAGTAATTGTTTCCGCCCAGCAAACAGGGCAACTCATCGCCTACGAGGTAGAAGAAGGCAAGACCCTCACCGAAGGACAAAAGGTGGGGCAAATAAATGTCGAAGTCCTCAAGCTCCAAAAAGAGCAGGTCGAGGCTACCATTTCTTCCCTCAAAGAGAAGACCCTAAACCCTGCCAACCAAGTAGCACTCATTCGTAGCCAATACGAGGTACAGAAAGTACAACTCGAACAGCAGGAGCGCGAGCTTACCCGTGTGCGACGACTCGTGGCGGGAGGCGCTGCTACCCAAAAGCAATTGGATGACCTCACCGCTTTAGTCGACCAGCTCCGCAAGCAACTTGCCGTCACTCAAAACCAACTCAAGGTCAGTCTCACCAATATCAACACCCAGAACCGCAATGTGCTCAGCCAAGAAGCTCCCTTGCAAAAGAATGCTCAGGCTGTTCAAGAGCAAATCAACCAAGGAGAAATCATCAACCCCATAGCAGGAACAGTACTCGTCAATTACGCCCTCAAAGGGGAAATGCAGACTTTTGGAAAGCCTCTCTATAAAATCGCTAATACCGATATCCTGACCCTAAAAGCCTACATCACTGGCGACCAGCTGACCCAAATCAAGTTAGGACAGCAAGTTACCGTGCGCACCGATGCCGGCAAAGGCGAATATCGCACCTATCAAGGTGAAATCACACACATATCCAATAAAGCTGAGTTTACCCCTAAAACCATACAAACCAAATCCGAACGTGCCAACCTCGTTTATACTATCAAGGTTAAAGTAAAAAACGACGGCTATCTCAAAATAGGAATGTACGGTGAAGTGGTGTTCAAATAA
- a CDS encoding TolC family protein: MRFIALLLLFPIIGIAQETITLEDCYHLARENYPTVKKLDLVAKTEGYTLANANRAYLPQVSILGQATYQSEVTDLSKTIAGTLPLPPNVSLPTIDKEQYKVVGEVSQLLYGGGAIHSQKAVAKAQSAVQAQAVETQLYTLKQRVSNLYFGVLLIDAQLSQNRLNIETIESQLRKAEVALQNGTTLPSNVNELKAEILRVAMQTTEYEAAQATYLQMLSTFIGKELTSASQLTQPAPQSQSQSVSTDIFRPELKGFQLQESLLKAQEKQLNSEYMPKLSAFFQGGYGRPTLNILNNQADFYYITGLRLQWNLSPLYNLSSKRHILRLNRESIATDRQAFLLNTKLELTQQSEQLKKLQKLIEQDETSVTLRHSVAKAAEVQLDNGVITTHEYLQKVNAWHLAQQTLSLHKIQLLQAQEQQQLIIGK, translated from the coding sequence ATGAGATTTATAGCATTACTTTTACTCTTCCCCATCATAGGTATCGCACAAGAAACGATTACCTTGGAGGATTGTTATCACTTGGCGCGAGAGAATTATCCTACCGTCAAAAAGCTCGATTTGGTAGCCAAAACCGAAGGCTATACCCTTGCCAATGCCAATCGTGCTTACCTCCCGCAGGTCTCTATCTTGGGGCAAGCCACTTACCAGTCTGAAGTAACCGACCTCTCTAAAACCATCGCAGGGACACTCCCGTTGCCTCCTAACGTCTCTTTGCCTACGATTGACAAAGAGCAATACAAGGTCGTGGGCGAGGTAAGCCAACTGCTCTATGGAGGTGGTGCTATTCACAGTCAGAAGGCAGTCGCCAAAGCCCAGAGTGCTGTACAAGCGCAAGCTGTTGAAACACAGTTATACACCCTGAAACAACGCGTAAGCAACCTATATTTTGGGGTGTTACTTATCGATGCCCAATTATCGCAAAACCGCCTCAATATCGAAACAATAGAGTCGCAACTCCGCAAAGCAGAAGTAGCCCTGCAGAACGGAACTACCCTCCCCAGCAATGTCAATGAGCTCAAAGCCGAAATCCTCCGCGTAGCAATGCAAACCACCGAGTATGAAGCCGCCCAAGCTACCTACTTGCAAATGCTGTCTACCTTTATAGGCAAAGAGCTCACCAGCGCTTCCCAGCTCACACAGCCTGCGCCTCAATCGCAGTCTCAAAGCGTAAGTACCGATATTTTTCGCCCTGAGCTCAAAGGGTTTCAGCTACAGGAATCGTTGCTCAAAGCCCAAGAAAAACAGCTCAACAGCGAATATATGCCCAAGCTCAGTGCGTTTTTCCAAGGCGGTTACGGGCGTCCCACGCTCAATATACTCAACAACCAAGCGGATTTCTACTACATCACAGGGCTTCGTTTGCAGTGGAATCTCAGTCCACTATACAACCTGTCGAGTAAGAGACACATCTTGCGCCTCAATCGCGAAAGTATCGCAACCGACCGTCAAGCCTTTTTACTCAACACAAAACTCGAACTTACTCAGCAGTCCGAGCAGCTCAAAAAGCTACAAAAGCTGATAGAACAAGACGAAACATCGGTAACCCTGCGCCATTCCGTCGCCAAAGCAGCCGAAGTACAGTTGGACAATGGGGTCATCACCACCCACGAATACCTGCAGAAAGTCAATGCTTGGCATCTTGCACAACAAACGCTATCGCTTCACAAAATACAACTCTTGCAAGCTCAAGAGCAACAACAATTAATCATAGGAAAATGA
- a CDS encoding TetR/AcrR family transcriptional regulator, with the protein MSNTKDTSTEDRIKAAARKVFHQKGYAGTRTRDIAEEAGINHAMLNYYFRSKEKLFGIVMMETMAQFFKGVSDILNNKNTSLEQKIELIVNNYTDLLLEEPELPTFMFNEVRANPETFVANTPILQALEHSVLARQYAEAVAQGRITEPNLMHSVLNVISLVIFPFIAQPIFTALSRTDKEAYKSLMLQRKTLIPQWIKAILFLP; encoded by the coding sequence ATGAGTAACACTAAAGACACATCCACTGAAGATCGCATCAAAGCTGCTGCCCGTAAAGTCTTTCACCAGAAGGGCTATGCAGGCACTCGCACCCGTGATATTGCTGAGGAAGCAGGTATCAATCACGCAATGCTCAACTATTATTTCCGCAGCAAAGAAAAACTCTTTGGCATTGTGATGATGGAAACAATGGCACAATTCTTTAAGGGTGTTTCCGATATTTTAAACAACAAAAACACTTCTTTAGAGCAGAAAATAGAGCTAATAGTCAATAATTACACTGATTTACTCCTAGAAGAACCCGAGCTCCCTACCTTTATGTTCAACGAGGTGCGTGCTAACCCCGAGACTTTTGTTGCCAATACCCCTATCCTTCAAGCGTTAGAGCACTCAGTCTTAGCCCGCCAATACGCCGAGGCAGTAGCGCAAGGACGAATCACCGAACCCAACCTTATGCACTCCGTGCTCAACGTGATCAGTTTAGTGATATTCCCCTTCATCGCCCAGCCTATCTTTACCGCCCTGAGCAGAACCGACAAAGAGGCGTATAAATCCCTAATGCTCCAGCGAAAAACCCTTATCCCTCAATGGATTAAAGCGATATTGTTCCTCCCCTAA
- a CDS encoding NADAR family protein, which produces MMTPPWIKFPAYTEFTIGWRMGAGEDYKSKFWDWYEGLTPAKQQEYQALFPYPCFWHYNRWEENEQDIDDEEDYYYEGVALWQPKGAYKYSKKTFINSAKKLKFIFFWKPNANVIDESCLGQWQPSPFSVDGDKYSCAEQYMMAEKARLFEDEEVREEIMNTSDPKMMKALGRKVRNFDPQVWDKAKYSIVLNGNYYKFTQNKEMMDFLLSTGDKILVEASPVDAIWGIGLGKENEKAKNVAMWRGQNLLGFALMEVRDEIRKLYKNVHLLK; this is translated from the coding sequence ATGATGACACCTCCTTGGATTAAATTTCCTGCTTATACTGAATTTACGATAGGCTGGCGTATGGGCGCTGGCGAAGATTATAAATCCAAGTTTTGGGACTGGTATGAGGGTCTTACCCCTGCTAAACAGCAGGAATACCAAGCTCTGTTTCCGTATCCTTGTTTTTGGCATTACAATAGATGGGAGGAGAATGAGCAGGATATAGATGATGAAGAAGACTATTATTACGAGGGAGTTGCGCTTTGGCAGCCCAAAGGTGCTTATAAATACTCCAAAAAAACTTTTATCAATTCGGCAAAGAAACTGAAGTTTATTTTCTTTTGGAAGCCTAATGCTAATGTTATAGATGAGTCTTGTTTGGGGCAGTGGCAGCCCTCGCCTTTTAGTGTAGATGGTGATAAATATTCTTGCGCTGAGCAGTATATGATGGCTGAAAAGGCGCGTTTGTTTGAAGATGAAGAGGTGAGAGAGGAGATTATGAACACTTCTGACCCTAAGATGATGAAAGCCTTGGGAAGGAAAGTGCGCAACTTTGACCCTCAGGTGTGGGACAAAGCTAAATATAGTATTGTGCTGAATGGGAATTACTACAAATTCACTCAGAATAAGGAAATGATGGACTTTTTGCTTTCTACAGGCGATAAAATACTGGTAGAAGCAAGTCCGGTGGATGCTATTTGGGGGATAGGCTTAGGCAAAGAGAATGAGAAAGCGAAGAATGTAGCTATGTGGCGCGGTCAAAACCTTTTGGGATTTGCCCTGATGGAAGTGAGAGATGAGATTAGGAAACTTTATAAGAATGTACATTTGCTAAAATAA
- a CDS encoding DUF6138 family protein, which yields MNTTEKYAEEILQGIVKGFGKYIVKPPYQKWYLDEGLADYIVVKQSNNRIEVALDRDGFGSVTTKIEGIERLSGEEIEEILSIVQEKITEMFFDEVHFGKFQYELTTVLNFRHASKEFYLVNEPRKVELKERFDRYVQETTIDGSRKVIENEWISFLDKLFDTNLTQYTESQIIEVAEKYMKSIEAMGNKKYLKEYRSSLIHRAGKWKKAVFMPLYYQVKGNEKWNKEYILKAEIAPEKVDAEKLKLFVQQALWKIKYKQYSWDVKFACEDLERAANELGSEKAKQYLKKGTGELPDDLIHYKDSGLEADANDVFATISLKIKQETAEAYGKALDFIIALLKGGFAHSYQIKLSSKAPKLFLDIKGLAKSSTHRFFAQALQYEALHPKLEEYTKVAMKEFEWYTDVEEGEKSCMPGSYAVFGLGLTNKKYFALVIEYFKLVDDEHQMVHKHFVSALIELYGFSAETLPVIYEGVISSQDDVVFKPLIETMQNAENKALLDDFLKDKEDYYQEAMYYAVYGKNWKKKK from the coding sequence ATGAATACAACAGAAAAATATGCTGAAGAAATCCTACAAGGGATAGTAAAAGGGTTTGGTAAATATATTGTGAAACCTCCTTATCAGAAGTGGTATCTTGATGAAGGGCTGGCTGATTATATTGTTGTGAAGCAAAGCAATAATAGAATTGAAGTGGCTTTGGACAGAGATGGTTTTGGTAGTGTAACTACTAAAATAGAAGGTATAGAAAGGCTCTCGGGGGAGGAAATAGAGGAAATTCTCAGTATTGTACAAGAGAAAATTACTGAAATGTTCTTTGATGAGGTGCATTTTGGGAAGTTTCAGTACGAATTGACGACGGTACTAAACTTTAGACACGCTAGTAAGGAGTTTTATTTGGTGAATGAGCCTAGAAAGGTAGAACTGAAAGAGCGCTTTGATAGGTATGTGCAGGAAACTACTATTGATGGTAGTAGGAAGGTGATAGAAAATGAATGGATTAGTTTTTTAGACAAGTTATTCGACACAAATCTTACTCAATACACTGAAAGCCAAATTATAGAAGTAGCTGAAAAGTATATGAAAAGTATAGAGGCTATGGGGAATAAAAAGTATCTTAAAGAGTATCGGAGTTCATTGATTCATCGGGCTGGAAAGTGGAAAAAGGCGGTGTTTATGCCACTTTATTACCAAGTGAAAGGGAATGAAAAATGGAATAAAGAATACATTCTGAAGGCAGAAATTGCCCCTGAAAAAGTTGATGCGGAGAAATTAAAACTATTTGTACAGCAGGCTCTTTGGAAAATCAAATACAAACAATACAGTTGGGATGTGAAGTTTGCTTGTGAAGACTTGGAACGAGCTGCTAATGAACTAGGCTCGGAGAAAGCTAAGCAATACCTTAAAAAAGGTACGGGCGAGCTACCTGATGACCTTATTCATTACAAAGATAGCGGCTTGGAAGCTGATGCCAATGATGTATTTGCTACCATTAGCCTTAAAATCAAGCAAGAGACCGCTGAGGCTTATGGCAAAGCATTGGATTTTATCATTGCGCTACTTAAAGGAGGATTCGCTCATAGTTATCAAATCAAGCTGAGTTCAAAAGCTCCTAAGCTCTTTTTGGATATAAAAGGCCTTGCTAAATCAAGCACGCATCGCTTTTTTGCACAAGCATTGCAATATGAGGCATTGCATCCTAAATTAGAGGAATACACCAAGGTAGCTATGAAAGAATTTGAATGGTATACCGATGTGGAAGAGGGTGAAAAGAGCTGTATGCCAGGAAGCTATGCTGTATTTGGCTTGGGACTTACCAACAAGAAGTACTTCGCGCTGGTGATAGAATACTTTAAGTTAGTAGATGATGAGCACCAGATGGTACACAAGCATTTTGTGAGTGCGCTGATAGAGCTGTATGGGTTTAGCGCAGAGACCTTGCCTGTGATATATGAAGGGGTGATTTCTTCGCAAGATGATGTGGTATTCAAACCACTTATAGAGACAATGCAAAATGCTGAAAACAAGGCGCTGCTTGACGATTTTTTGAAAGATAAAGAGGATTACTACCAAGAGGCGATGTATTATGCTGTGTATGGCAAGAACTGGAAGAAGAAGAAATGA